The Microbacterium sp. LKL04 sequence CGTGACCGGGATGTCCTCGTTGCTCAGCTTGCGGATCGCGGGGACCAGGCCCACCGTCGAGACGGTGATGCCGCGTGCGCTCATGCCGAGGCCGTGCTTCTTGTCGACCATCGTCCGGACGGCCTGCATGACCCGGGCGTAGTTGGCGAGCGGCTCACCCATGCCCATGAAGACGATGTTCGTGACGCGCTCGTCCTTGTGGCCGACCTTCCGGGGGTCGCCGAGGCCGCCATCGGCGATGAGCCGGTTGGCGCGGACGACCTGGTCGACGATCTCGGCCGCAGACATGTTGCGGGTGAGGCCGGCCTGTCCGGTCGCGCAGAACGGGCAGTTCATGCCACAGCCGGCCTGGCTCGACACGCAGAGCGTGATGCGGCCGGTGTAGCGCATGAGCACCGACTCGACGAGGGCGCCGTCGTGCAGGCGCCACAGGAACTTGATCGTGTCGCCACCGTCGGTCTCAAGGCGGCGCACCTCGGTCATGAGATTCGGCAGGAGTCCGCCGACGAGCTCCTCGCGGTTACCTGCCGGCAGATCGGTCATGTGGGCGGGGTCCGACGTGTAGTGCTGGAAGTAGTGCTTCTCGAGCTGCCCGGCGCGGAAGCCCGGCATCCCGAGCTCCTTCAGCTTCTCGACGCGCGCATCGTGATCGAGGTCGGCGAGGTGCACCGGCGGCTTGCCGCGCTTGGGGCTCGCGAACTGCAGGAGCGGGCGACCCTCGGCATCCTTCGCCTGCGTCCACCCCTCGGTCGCGGGCCGCACCTGCTTGGGCGTCGTCGTACGCACGGCGGACATGCCTTCAGGGCGCGCGGAAGTGGGCTCGGTCATGCCTTCCAGGCTACCGGCGACGGGCTGGACGGATGCCGGACGACTCTAGACTCGGGGCATGACGGATGGGGCTCCGCGGCGCCGCGGAACGGTTGTGCACAAGGTGCTCAACAACAACGTCGTCATCTCGCTCGACGAGCAGGGCCGCGAACGCGTCCTCATGGGCCGCGGCCTCGGATTCCAGCTGAAGCCCACCGACTCCCTCGACCCTGCCAAGGTCGAGAAGACCTTCATCCTCGACGCCGGCGAGGACGGCGAGCGCGAACGCCGGATGCTGACCGACACCCCCTACCCGATCATCGAAGCCGTCTCGCGCGCCGTCGACCAGGCCGAGCGGACTCTCGGGCATCACCTCGGGCGCCGGTTGACCGTCGCGGTCATCGACCACGTCCAGTTCGTGCTGGAACGCTTGGACAAGGGCATCCGAATCCCGACGGCGAACATGCCGGAGCTGCGCGTCCTCCACCCGGCGGAGTTCGCCGCAGCCGCCGCGATGGCGGCGTCGATCTCCGAGGCACTCGGAACGGAACTGCCCGCCGAGGAGGCCGTCTTCCTCACGATGCACCTCCTGAACGCCACGCGGGACGAGCCGAACGGGACCGCTGCGCTGCTGTTCCGCCGCGTGCAGCACGTCGTCCTGACGGTCGAGAACGGGCTCGGCGTGAAGCTCGACGTCGAAAGCCCCGACTACGCCCGGTTCGTGCTGCACATCCAGTTCCTCTTGCAGCGGCTCGTGTCCAGATCGATGCTGCGCAGCGCCGACAGCTCGTTCTTCGAGTTCGCCAAGCACAGCTACCCGCGGTCGTATGCGATCGCGCAGGAGGTCAAGGCCTACGTCCGTGCGGCCACGGAGTCCGAGCTCACCGACGAGGAGCTGTTGTACGTCATTGTGCACGTCGAGCGGCTCGCATCCCAGGTCACCGCTTCGCCGGAGTGACCCTCGCGTCCCATTCGGATGCATGCTAACGTGACCTTCCGCAGGGCGATGCCGCCCTGCACGCGACGGATTGTTACTGCGACAGCAGGCAAAACCTGAACTCACATCGCTCGATGAGCGATGAACGAGTTCAGGTTTTTTTGTTGCCCGGAAACGGCTCCGACGCGTGACCCACCCGAGATGTGCCGCACCGATGCGGCAAGGAAGAGCGTGTCCCGATGGACTACTCGAAGACCGCGGCCGGCGTCCTGAAGGGCGTCGGCGGAGAAGAGAACGTCAGTTCGCTCGTGCACTGCGCGACGCGCCTGCGCTTCGTCCTCAAGGACGAGTCGAAGGCCGACAGCGCCGCCGTCAAGGCGACGCCCGGTGTCGTGACGGTCGCCCAGGCCGGCGGCCAGTATCAGGTCGTCATCGGCAACGACGTGCCCGACGTCTTCGCCGAGATCGGCAAGATCTCGAAGCTCGGCGCGGCCTCCGCCGACGGCGCGGCGAGCGACGCCCCGAAGGGCAACCTCTTCAACCGCTTCATCTCGATGATCTCGGCGATCTTCACGCCCGTCCTGTGGGCGCTCGCCGGCACGGGTCTGCTGAAGGCGTTCCTCGCGGCGGCCGTCACGTTCGGCTGGATCGCGACCGACACCTCGACCTACGCCGTCCTCAACGCACTGTCGGACGCCTTCATCAACTTCCTGCCGATCGCCCTGTCGATCACGGCCGCTCGCTACTTCAAGGCGAACGAGTGGACCTCGCTCGCGATCGCCGGCGCGCTCGTCTATCCGACGATGGCGGGCCTGGTCGGGCAGCCGGGGCTCAGCTTCTTCGGCATCCCCTTCACGATGGTCAGCTACGTCTCGAGCGTCATCCCGATCATTGTGATCGTCTGGCTGCAGAGCTACGCCGAGAAGTTCCTTTACCGCGTGCTCCCGGGCGCCGTGAAGCGCTTCATGACCCCGATGATCGTGGTGCTCATCGCCGTCCCGCTGGTCTTCGTCGTCATCGGCCCGATCTCGGACCTCCTCGGCGGTGGCCTGGGCAAGGGCATCGGCTGGGTCTTCGAGAACGCCCCGTGGGCGGGTGGCGCCATCATGGGCGGCCTCTGGCAGGTCTTCGTGATCTTCGGTCTGCACTGGGGTCTCGTTCCGCTGTTCACCCTCGAGTTCCAGACCACGGGACAGATCCTGCTGGTCGGCCCCGTCTTCGCCGCGGTCCTCGCGCAGGCGGCCGCCGTCGCCGGCGTCTGGGTGCGTGCGCGCAACAAGAACCTCAAGTCGCTCGCGGCCCCCGCGACCCTGTCGGGCTTCCTCGCCGGCATCACCGAGCCCGCGATCTACGGCATCAACCTTCCCCTCAAGCGCCCGTTCGCCTTCGGCATCGTCGGCGGCGCGATCGGCGGCGCGATCATCGGCATCGGCGGCGTCTTCGCAAAGGCGTTCGTCGTCCCCTCCGGCCTCGCCCTTCCGGCCCTGTTCGGTAACGGCAACATGTTCATGCTCGTCATCGGCCTCGGTGTCGCGATCGTCGTCCCGTTCCTGCTCACCGTGATCATCGGCTTCGTCGAGCCCGCTGAGGATGCGGCGCCCGCCCCGGCGACCGCGGAGAACGACCTCGCCGTCCTCAGCCCGCTCGATGGCACCGTGGTCCCGCTGTCCGAGACGCCGGATGCCGCGTTCGCCGAGGGCGCGCTCGGCGACGGCGTCGCGATCCTCCCTCGCAGCGGAGCCCTGTACGCCCCGTTCGACGCGACGATCGCCGCCGCGTTCCCGACCGGCCACGCCATCGGCCTGCGTCACGCGGACGGCGCCGAGGTGCTGATCCACATCGGCATCGACACGGTCAAACTCGGCGGGCAGCACTTCGACGTGAAGGTCACGACGGGCCAGCAGGTGAAGGCCGGCGACCTGCTCGTCGAGTTCGACGGCGACGCGATCGAGAAGGCCGGGTACGACCTGACCACGCCGATCGTCGTCACCAACGGCGAGCTCTACCCGGCGATCACCGACCGCGCTGCAGGCCCCATCGCCCACGGTGAGCCGCTGTTCACGGCGGTCTCGGTCGAGTCCGCGGCCGTCACGGCCTGACCCGCTCCGGATGCCGGGTGCCGCCGCACCCGAAGCGGCGACACCCGGCATCCCCCTCCCCCTCGAACCCACACGACACGACACGAAAGCGACTCATGAGCACCATCTCGTTCCCCGACGGCTTCCTCTGGGGCGGCGCGACCGCCGCGAACCAGCTCGAGGGCGCATACCTCGAAGACGGCAAGGGACTCTCGATCCAGGACGTGATGCCGCAGGGCATCATGACCCCGCGCAGCGAGGGCCCGACGGACGACAACCTGAAGCAGGTCGGCATCGACTTCTACCACCGGTACGCGGAGGACATCGCGCTCTTCGCCGAGATGGGGTTCAAGACCTTCCGGTTCTCGATCGCCTGGAGCCGCATCTTCCCCAAGGGCGACGAGACCGAACCCAACGAAGCCGGCCTCGCGTTCTACGACCGGGTCCTCGACGAGCTCGAGCGCCACGGCATCGAGCCGCTCGTCACGATCTCGCACTACGAGACCCCGTTACACCTCGCCGAGACCTATGACGGCTGGGTCAACCGCGACATGATCGGCTTCTACGAGCGCTACGTGCGGACGCTCTTCTCGCGCTACGGCGCCCGCGTGAAGTACTGGCTGACCTTCAACGAGATCAACTCGATCGTGCACGCGCCCTTCATGTCGGGCGGGATCAACACCCCGAAGGACGAGCTGTCGCCCTCGGACCTGTACCAGGCGATCCACCACGAGCTCGTTGCATCGGCGCTCGCGACCAAGGTGGCCCGTGAGCTCGCACCGAACGCGCAGGTCGGCTGCATGGTGCTGTCGATGCCGGTCTACCCGCTGACGCCGAACCCCGACGACGTGTTCGCGGCGCTCACGACGGAGCGCGTCAACCTCGCCTTCGGCGACATCCACGTGCGCGGCGAGTACCCCGGCTACTACCTGCGGAGCCTGCGCGAGCAGGGTGTTGAGCTGAACATCACCGACGAGGACCGCACGCTCCTCAAGGAGAACACCGTCGACTTCGTGTCGTTCAGCTACTACTCCTCGATCTGCGAGACGACCGACGAGTCGAAGCGCGTCATGGGCGAAGGCAACCTCTTCGGCGGCGTCAAGAACCCGACGCTGAAGGAGTCGGAGTGGGGCTGGCAGATCGACCCCGTCGGCCTCCGCCTCGTGCTGAACCAGTTCTGGGACCGCTGGCAGAAGCCGCTGTTCATCGTCGAGAACGGCCTGGGCGCGAAGGACCAGCTCGTCGAGGTCGACGGTGTGAAGACCGTCCAGGACGACTACCGCATCGCGTACCTGCAGGCGCACCTCGAGGCGGTCGGTGAAGCTATCGCCGACGGCGTCGACCTCATGGGCTACACGACCTGGGGGTGCATCGACCTCGTCTCGGCGTCGACCGCGCAGCTCAGCAAGCGGTACGGCTTCATCTACGTCGACCGGAACGACGACGGCAGCGGATCACTCGATCGCTACAAGAAGGCGTCGTTCGACTGGTACGCGGAGGTCATCCGCACGAACGGCGCGTCGCTGGCGCGCTGACTTGCCCTCCGATGCGGTCGTGGTTCGCCACGGCCGCATCGTTGTTCCCGGGGGTCCCGAGCCGGGCGGCGAGCGCTGCGATGTCGGCGGGCGTCGTGCGGCAGCACCCGCCGACGAGGCGGGCACCGGCATCCACCCAGTCGTCGACATCGGTGAAGGCGGACCCGGGTTCGCCGCGCCAGGTCCGGGATGCCGCATCCCACCGCTCGCCGCTGTTCGGGTACACGACGGCCGCTACCCCGGCCGGCACGTGCGAGAAGACGGCGGGAATGAGGTCGGGCGGGCAGCAGTTCGCCCCGACCGCGACGACCCCCGAGGCGGACGCCGCCGTGGCGAGGGCGGATGCCAGGCCGCCGCCGTCGAACGCCGTGCTCGCCGCGGACACCGAAATCCACGCCGGGACGTCGACCCCCTCGAGCGCGAGGGCGATCGCCTCGACCTCGACGGGAGAGGCGATGGTCTCGATCGCGAGCAGGTCGGCGCCGGCCGCGGCGAGCACCTCGATGCGGCGCCGATGCCACCGCGCCAGGTCGGTCGCAGAGACCCCGTAGTCCCCCGTGTACTCGCTGCCGTCGGCACGGACCGCTCCGAACGGACCGACGGATGCCGCGACCCACGCCCGCCCCTGCGCCGCTTCTCGCGCGAGCCGGACCGACGCCGTGAGCAGCCGGTCGACGGCCGCCTGGTCGTACCCGGCAGCGCCGAGGTTGTCGTACCCGAGCTGGTAGGAGGCGGTCGTGATCACCTCGGCGCCCGCGGCGACGAACTCGGCGTGCACGTCGCGGACATCGCCCGGCGCCTCGATGAGGACACCGGCCGACCAGAGCGCGCCGGCGAGGTCGTGCCCGCGGGCTTCGAGCATCGTCCCGAGTCCGCCGTCCAGGACGAGGGGGCGGCCTGCGATCACGGCGCGGACATCGGGCATGCGGTCACTCTAGGCTCGCCCGCTCTGCTCTCCCCCGTCGCATTACGCTGAAAGATGTGACGACTTCCCGCATCCGCCCGATCTCCGTGGACGACGCCGGCGAGGTGCTCACCCTGCAGCGCGCCGCCTTCGTGCAGGAGGCGCTCATCTACGACGCCGTCGACATGCCGCCGCTCACGCAGACCCTCGACGAGGTTCGCGCGGAGCTCGAGGAGAACCTCGGATGCGTCGCCCTCGACGGCGAGCGCATCGTGGGCTGCGTGCGGGCACGCCTCGACGGCGACCTGCTGCTCATCGGCCGGATCGCGATCGCCCCCGACCAGCAGGGATCGGGCCTCGGCACCTCGCTGCTGTCCGCCGTCGAGGAGCGCGGCAGGGATGCCGGGGCGACGACCGCCGAGCTGTTCACCGGGTCGCTGAGCGAGGCGAACCTCCGCCTCTACGAGCGCGAGGGGTACGAGGAGAGCGAACGGGTCCCCGGCGACGACGGGACCGAGCAGGTCTTCCTGCGCAAGCGGCTCTGAACCGGCCGTCCCTCTCCGTCCGGGAGAATGGTCCTATGACGCGCATCGCCTTCCTTGACGTGGACGGAACCATCCTGGAGCACGGGACGGCCATCGCCGACTCGACCATCACCGCCATCCGGACGGCACGCGAGAACGGGCACCTCGTCTATCTCTGCACCGGGCGAGCAGCGGGTGACATCCACCCCAAGGTCCGCGAGATCGGCTACGACGGCGCGATCACGAACGGCGGCGCCTACGCCGTCCGCGGGGACGACCTGCTGTTCGCCGACCCGATGCCCCGTGAGGACACCGACCGGCTGATCTCGTACTTCGAGTCGGAGGACATCGACTACTTCCTCCAGTCCGACGAAGCGGTCTTCGCGAGCGAGGGTGTCGGCGCGATGCTCGACGAATACTTCGCCGAGCGCCGCAAGCGTCACCTCGAGGACGCCCGCCGTCTCGGGCAGACCGACGTCGTCGAACCGAAGCCGATCGTCACCTACCGCCCCGTCGCCGACGCCGACCTCGATGCGATCGCGAAGACCACCTTCATCAGCAAGCGCTCCGACAGCGTCGACCGGGCCCAGACCGACCTCGGCGATCGCTTCCATGTCATCCCCGGCAGCATCCCGCTCCCCGGCGGGTCCAACGGCGAGATCGGCCTGCGCGGCACGAACAAGGGCTCGGCGATTTTGCGGGTGCTCGACATCCTCGGACTCGACGCCGCCGACGCGGTCGGCATCGGCGACAGCTGGAACGACGCGGAGATGTTCGACGTCGTCGGCTCGCCCGTCGCGATGGGCAACGCCGACCCCGCCCTCAAGGAGCGCGCCGGCAACGTCACGACCGACGTCCTCGACGACGGGGTGTGGAACGCGTTCGTCAAGCTCGGCCTGGTCTGACCGGCTCGCCGCGGCGCGTACGCGGACGCAATAGATCGGGCGCGACACCCCGGCATCCGCCCGCCGTCGACGGCGTGTCGGGCCGAAACCCTTGCATCCGCGAACGGGTCAGTCGAGGAAGATGTCGGGGAACAGCTCGGTGTCGGGCGTCCCCGGCGTCGCCGCGTAGCGAGAGAAGTCGGTGACGCCCGCGTCGCGCAGCACGTCCTCGACGATCAGCGTCTGGCCGGTGTAGTCGCGGGCGGGCTTGCAGAGCACCTCGTACGCCGCGTCGGCGTAGACCTCGGGGGTTCGGCTGACCTTCATCATGCGATCGCCGCCGAGGGCGAACTGCACGGCGGCCGTCGCGATCGTCGTCTGCGGCCACAGGGTGTTCGCGGCGACGCCGTCCTTCGCGAACTCCGCGGCCATGCCGAGGGTCGCCATCGTCATGCCGTACTTGGCGAGCGTGTAGCCGGTGTGCGCGCCGAGCCATTTCGGAGACAGGTTGAGGGGCGGCGACAGCGACAGGATGTGGGGGTTCGCGGCATCCGTCAGCATCGGGAGCGCCGCCCGCGAGAGCATGAACGTGCCGCGCACGTTGACGTCCTGCATGAGGTCGTACTTCTTCGCCGCGAGCTCGAGCGAGCCCGACAGGTCGATGACCGAGGCGTTGTTGACGACGATGTCGATCCCGCCGAACTCGCCCTGCGTCTTCAGGACGGCCTCGGTGATGTCGCCGTCCTCGCGGACGTCGCCGACGATGGGGAGCGCCTGCCCGCCGGCCGCGCGGATCTGCTCGGCCGCCGAGTGGACGGTGCCCTCGAGCTTGGGATGCGGGGTGTCGGTCTTGGCGAGCAGGGCGATGTTCGCACCGTCGCGCGCGGCGCGCAGGGCGATCGCGAGGCCGATGCCGCGGCTGCCGCCCGACATGAGGATGGTCTTTCCGGCGAGGGTCATGGGTTCTCCAGGGGATCAGGAACGACGGGACCGGGATGCCGCGGCGAAAGCGGCGACGCGGGTCTTCGAGTCGTCGGTGTCGAACGCGGCACCGATCGTGCGGGCCTCATCGTCGAGGTTGTCGGCGAACGGCCGGTGGGCACCCGTGCGGACCAGGCGCTTCGCCTGCCCGAACGCGCCGCTCGCGCCGTCGAGCCAGGCCCGCGCGATCTGCTCGGCGCGGTCGCCCGGCTGATCGACGACCTCGGCCACGAGCCCCCAGTCGAGCGCCGTGGCGGCATCGATCGTCGTGTCGGTGAGCAGCAGCTGCAGCGCGCGGCGCTGCCCGATGGCGGCCGGCAGCAGCGTCGAGACGCCGAGGTCGGGCGTCAGCCCGATGTTCGCGTACTTGCTGACGAAGACGGCCCGCGGCGCGGCCACGACGTAGTCGGCCGTCAGCATCAGGCCGAGTCCGCCGCCGGCGACGGCGCCCTGCACCGCGGCGACCATCGGGATCGACGACTCGACGAAGGTCCGGATGCCGTCGTGGATCACCCCGGCCATCTCGGTGATCGTGCTGCCACTGCCGCCGGAGGTCGCCATCTGCACGACGTCGCCGCCGGCGCAGAACGCGGGGCCACCGGCATCCAGCACGATCGCTCCGACCGTGCCGTCGCTCGTCAGCTCGTGCGCCAGGTCGCGCCAGCGCCTGCCCATCTCGAAGTCCATCGCGTTCAGCGACGCCGGGCGGTTGAAGGTCAGCCGGGCGAGCGCGCCGTCGCGCTGCAGCAGGATCGTGTCACTCATCGGGTCTCCACTCACTTCGGTGCCATGCGGATCGAGCCGTCCAGACGGATCGTCTCACCGTTGAGGTAACCGTTCTCGACAATGTGCTCCACAAGCGCCGCATACTCATCCGGCCTGCCTAGTCGCGCCGGGTAGGGCACCTGCTGCCCGAGCGACTCCTGCGCGGCTTCGGGGAGGCCCGCGAGCATCGGGGTCTCCATGATCCCGGGCGCGATCGTGCAGACGCGGATGCCGGAGCGCGCCAGCTCGCGCGCGATCGGCAGGGTCATCGCGTGCACGCCGCCCTTGCTCGCCGAATACGCGGGCTGGCCGATCTGCCCGTCGAAGGCGGCGACGGAGGCCGTGTTCACGATGACACCGCGGTCCCCGGATGCCGTGGGTTCGGTCGCGGCCATCGCCGCGGCTGCCTGCGCGATGACGGTGTACGTCCCGATGAGGTTGATGCGGATGATCCGCTCGAAGTCCGCGACCGGGTTCGGCGAGCCGTCCCGGGCGAGCACCTTCGCGGGCGGCGCGATGCCGGCGCAGTTCACGGCGACGCGCAGCGGTGCGACGGCGGATGCCGCGGCCACGGCGGCCTCGACCTGTGCGGCATCCGTCACATCGGCGGCCGCGAAGGTGCCGCCGAGCTCTGCCGCGATCTCGGCTCCGGCGGACGACAGCAGGTCGACGACGACGACGTGCGCGCCCTGCGCCGCGAGGCGGCGGGCGGTGGCGAGCCCGAGGCCGCTGGCTCCCCCGGTGACGAGGGCGGATGCTCCGGCGATGTCCATGCGCTCTCCTTCGAACGGTATCGGGTCCCACGTAGGGCGCGACTGGGTGCCACTGCAATGGGATGCCTCCAGGCTAGCCGTCCCACGCTGCGGGCACGACAAACCGATCCCCGCGACGGCAGGATGGAGGGATGTCGATCCCGCAGCACGACGCTCCGGTGCCGCCGATCGCGCGCCGGCTCGCGCGCGGCGCTGCCCTCGCTCCGGTCTGGACCAACAAGCTCGGCGGGATGACGCTGCGCACCGACGACGAGCGTTTCATCAAGATCGGGCCCGTGCACCTCGAGACCTCGATGGCCGACGAAGCGGAGCGGCTGGCGTGGGCGGCGCCGTACGTCCGCGTACCGACCGTCGTCGAGCAGGGCGACGACGGCGAGACCGAGTGGCTCGTCACCAGAGCGATCGCCGGGCTCTCGGCCGTGCACCCCGACTGGGTGGCGCGCCCCGAGACGGCGGTCCGGGCGATCGGCGAGGGCCTTCGCGCACTGCACGAGAGTCTGCCCGTGGCATCCTGCCCGTTCGACTGGACCGTGCCCTCCCGGGTCGCGAACGCGGCGCAGCGTGGTGTGGTCGTGCCGGCCGTACTTCGCGAGGGTCCACCGATCGAGCAGCTCGTCGTCTGCCACGGCGACGCGTGCGCCCCCAACACGCTCATCGGCGACGACGGCCGATGGAGCGGTCACGTGGACATGGGCCAGCTCGGCTTGGGCGATCGATGGGGCGACATCGCCGTCGCCGCGATGAGCACCGGCTGGAACTACGGTCCCGGCTGGGACGGCCTGCTGCTCGAGGCGTACGGCGTCGAGCCGGACGAGGAACGCCTCGCGTACTACCGCGACCTCTGGAACGCGACGTGAGGCGTCAGCGCATGGCGGCGTCGAACACCGCCACCGCGGCGAGGTAGCCGGCGACGACGAGGGCCGTCGACACGAGCGGCACCCACGCGAAGTCCCGACCGGTCCGCCGGGCGACGATCGCCGCGGACACGGTGACGAGGATGCTCACCGCTATCGCCGAGACGAAGAGCGTGCCCGCGGCATCCGCTGTCGCCCAGTCACACGATGGCGCGCACGCTCCACCGGCGAAGACGGTGTGGAAGAACCAGAGCACGACAGTCACGACGATCGCGACCACCTGCAGGACGGCGACGGCCAGGACCGCGCCCGCGCCGGTGCGACGCGCGGGCGGAGGCACGGTGCCGATGGTCATACCGCGGACGCTACCAGTCGCGGCGCATACGGAGTCCGCGCCATGATGAAGCCGTGGCTGAGCACCCGGTGATGTTCCGCGACGACGATCCTCTGCTGGCCGTCGTCCGCAGACATGCGCTCGCCTTGCCCGAGGCGCAGGAGAAGGTCAGTCACGGACGTCCGGCGTTCTTCACCACGAAGGTCTTCGCGTACTTCGGCGGGTCCGTGCGCCGTGGCCCGGGCGAATTCGAACGCCACGACACCGCGGTGATGGTCCTGCCGGATGCCGCTGACGAACCGGCCCTGCGCCAGGACCTGCGCTTCTGGACCCCCGCGTACCTCGGACCGTCGGGGTGGCTCGGGATCGACCTCGCCGACCTCGACGAGACCGAGCTCGCTGAACTCCTCGACGCCTCGTATAGGCGGACGGCGCCTTCGCGCCTCGTTCGCCGCCTCGACGACCCGGGGGGCGCTTAGGCTCGTCCGGTGAGTGAACGGACGAGCACCGGGTTCCGCCTT is a genomic window containing:
- a CDS encoding aminoglycoside 3'-phosphotransferase, producing MSIPQHDAPVPPIARRLARGAALAPVWTNKLGGMTLRTDDERFIKIGPVHLETSMADEAERLAWAAPYVRVPTVVEQGDDGETEWLVTRAIAGLSAVHPDWVARPETAVRAIGEGLRALHESLPVASCPFDWTVPSRVANAAQRGVVVPAVLREGPPIEQLVVCHGDACAPNTLIGDDGRWSGHVDMGQLGLGDRWGDIAVAAMSTGWNYGPGWDGLLLEAYGVEPDEERLAYYRDLWNAT
- a CDS encoding MmcQ/YjbR family DNA-binding protein; its protein translation is MAEHPVMFRDDDPLLAVVRRHALALPEAQEKVSHGRPAFFTTKVFAYFGGSVRRGPGEFERHDTAVMVLPDAADEPALRQDLRFWTPAYLGPSGWLGIDLADLDETELAELLDASYRRTAPSRLVRRLDDPGGA